The following coding sequences are from one Salvia hispanica cultivar TCC Black 2014 chromosome 3, UniMelb_Shisp_WGS_1.0, whole genome shotgun sequence window:
- the LOC125216914 gene encoding ethylene-responsive transcription factor ERF026-like, which yields MIPCMADPPKKATKTSSSAASSSASSPTSGKHPIYRGIRCRSGKWVSEIRQPRKTTRIWLGTYPSPEMAAAAYDVAALALKGAHVPLNLPDHAASFPIPASSSPPDIRRAAAGAAELMRPKEAAAAEEAAAAEDAKMVSEMHAYVDEEELFYMPNLLVDMAEGMLVSPPRLASPPPPEEWPEIFGSDGLWSHF from the coding sequence ATGATTCCATGTATGGCTGACCCTCCAAAGAAAGCCACCAAAACAAgctcctccgccgcctcctcctcggCCTCCTCCCCGACCTCGGGAAAACATCCTATCTACCGCGGAATAAGGTGCCGCAGCGGCAAATGGGTGTCGGAGATTCGCCAGCCAAGAAAAACCACGCGCATATGGCTCGGCACCTATCCCTCGCCGGAGATGGCCGCGGCCGCCTACGACGTCGCCGCCCTCGCCCTCAAAGGCGCCCATGTCCCATTGAACTTGCCCGATCACGCCGCCTCGTTTCCCATCCCGGCTTCCTCCTCGCCTCCCGATATCCGCCGCGCTGCCGCCGGGGCCGCCGAGCTCATGCGCCCCAAGGAGGCCGCCGCCGctgaggaggcggcggcggcggaggatgCCAAAATGGTGAGCGAAATGCATGCGTATGTTGATGAGGAGGAGTTGTTTTACATGCCTAATTTGCTCGTGGATATGGCCGAGGGGATGCTCGTTAGCCCCCCTCGGTTGGCGTCGCCGCCACCGCCCGAAGAGTGGCCGGAGATTTTCGGCAGTGATGGCTTGTGGAGCCACTTTTAG